The proteins below come from a single Angustibacter sp. Root456 genomic window:
- the larE gene encoding ATP-dependent sacrificial sulfur transferase LarE, producing the protein MDLAVGFDLDMTLVDSRAGIVATAQAAVAEHGGHAPTDELAALIGIPLDDMLAPFVPSHLLATTADRYRELYPTLGVPHSRPLPGAEQSLQQVRALHGRVVVVSAKPESSVRMVLERAGLEPDVVVGGLFGADKGIALRDHRVAVYVGDHPGDMVGAAAAGAHGVGVPTGPNDAEVLRAAGAGVVLDDLTHFPAWLDAHVLDRRLADLEGRLAELDSLLVAFSGGADSAFLLAAAVRALGPERVVAATAVSSSLASGELDDARAFAEGLGVRHLTPSTDEMAREGYRANAGDRCFFCKAELLDVLGPLATELGVAAIATGTNADDVIAGFRPGIRAAAERGALTPLRDSGFTKAQVRAASAQWQLPTWDKPAAACLSSRIAYGVQITPSGLARVDRAEAAVRTWFAGAGLPLRDLRVRDLGGDRARVEVDRDALTALDGRADELAAAVAAAGFATTEVDPRGFRSGSMNELLSQPEQFR; encoded by the coding sequence GTGGACCTCGCCGTCGGATTCGACCTCGACATGACTCTCGTCGACTCGCGCGCGGGCATCGTCGCGACGGCGCAGGCGGCCGTGGCCGAGCACGGCGGCCACGCCCCCACCGACGAGCTGGCCGCGCTCATCGGCATCCCGCTCGACGACATGCTCGCGCCGTTCGTGCCCTCCCACCTGCTGGCGACGACGGCCGACCGCTACCGCGAGCTCTACCCGACGCTCGGTGTGCCGCACTCGCGTCCGCTGCCAGGTGCCGAGCAGTCGCTGCAGCAGGTACGCGCGCTGCACGGCCGGGTCGTGGTGGTGAGCGCCAAGCCGGAGTCGTCGGTGCGCATGGTGCTCGAGCGTGCCGGGCTGGAGCCCGACGTCGTGGTCGGCGGCCTGTTCGGCGCCGACAAGGGCATCGCGCTGCGCGACCACCGCGTCGCGGTGTACGTCGGCGACCACCCAGGCGACATGGTCGGGGCAGCGGCGGCCGGCGCGCACGGCGTCGGCGTCCCCACCGGCCCCAACGACGCCGAGGTGCTGCGCGCGGCCGGCGCGGGCGTGGTGCTCGACGACCTCACGCACTTCCCGGCCTGGCTCGACGCGCACGTGCTCGACCGGCGGCTGGCCGACCTCGAGGGCCGGCTCGCGGAGCTGGACTCGCTCCTGGTGGCCTTCTCGGGGGGTGCCGACTCCGCCTTCCTGCTGGCCGCGGCCGTGCGCGCCCTCGGGCCCGAGCGCGTCGTGGCCGCCACCGCCGTCAGCAGCTCGCTCGCCAGCGGTGAGCTCGACGACGCCCGCGCGTTCGCCGAGGGGCTGGGCGTCCGGCACCTCACGCCGTCCACCGACGAGATGGCGCGCGAGGGCTACCGCGCCAACGCCGGCGACCGCTGCTTCTTCTGCAAGGCCGAGCTGCTCGACGTCCTCGGGCCGCTGGCGACGGAGCTGGGCGTGGCGGCCATCGCCACCGGCACGAACGCCGACGACGTGATCGCCGGCTTCCGGCCCGGCATCCGGGCGGCGGCCGAGCGTGGCGCGCTGACGCCGTTGCGCGACAGCGGGTTCACCAAGGCGCAGGTGCGCGCAGCGTCCGCGCAGTGGCAGCTGCCGACGTGGGACAAGCCCGCCGCGGCCTGCCTGTCGAGCCGCATCGCCTACGGCGTGCAGATCACCCCGTCGGGCCTGGCGCGCGTCGACCGGGCGGAGGCCGCGGTGCGCACGTGGTTCGCGGGCGCCGGACTGCCGCTGCGCGACCTGCGGGTGCGCGACCTCGGGGGCGACCGCGCGCGCGTCGAGGTCGACCGTGACGCCCTGACGGCGCTCGACGGTCGGGCCGACGAGCTCGCTGCGGCCGTGGCGGCCGCAGGGTTCGCGACCACCGAGGTCGACCCGCGCGGGTTCCGTTCGGGCTCGATGAACGAGCTGCTGAGCCAGCCCGAGCAGTTCCGCTGA
- a CDS encoding MFS transporter — MATATIDDVSTATRSTSRPSLSSLWHDLPREGRLLLSTVIVDALGIGFVLPFGVVYLHEVRHLSLTTVGLLLAVPSTVALALLGPIGAVIDRYGPRRLQMLALVANLLGSALLAFATSAASAAVAFGLLGLGQAVFWPASQSLVAAVIPPAIRQRYYGTSFTVLNLGIGVGGLASGLFVSTSEPWTFQVIYLLNAVSFLAPLCVLALPLRHVGNAVQHHADADEPAPAGSYRAVLSDRAFRRFLVVVFFGAFVGYAQFEAGWTAYARTVAEASTKLIGIAFAVNTATIVVLQLIVIQRIEGHRRTRVLMLMSLVWAASWSLMGLAGLVPGSVVAGVLLSASMAVFALGETFQSPVVPAITNDLAPAHLRGRYNAVGSMVFQVAAIGGPVVAGFLLGHHLTVPFVAVLLVGCALMVVVLGQLERVIPDAANGVGASAEPAQGAAVTVPAQRERATTPESVTC, encoded by the coding sequence GTGGCGACTGCGACCATCGACGACGTGTCCACCGCCACGCGTTCCACGTCCCGCCCCAGCCTGTCCTCGCTCTGGCACGACCTGCCGCGCGAGGGCCGCCTGCTGCTGTCGACGGTCATCGTCGACGCGCTCGGGATCGGCTTCGTGCTGCCGTTCGGCGTGGTCTACCTGCACGAGGTGCGCCACCTGTCACTGACCACGGTGGGCCTGCTGCTCGCGGTGCCGTCGACGGTCGCGCTGGCGCTGCTCGGGCCGATCGGCGCGGTCATCGACCGGTACGGCCCGCGGCGCCTGCAGATGCTGGCGCTCGTCGCGAACCTGCTCGGCAGCGCGCTCCTGGCCTTCGCGACGTCGGCGGCGAGCGCCGCCGTGGCGTTCGGGCTGCTCGGGCTCGGCCAGGCGGTCTTCTGGCCGGCGTCGCAGTCCCTGGTCGCCGCCGTGATCCCGCCGGCGATCCGCCAGCGGTACTACGGCACGAGCTTCACCGTGCTCAACCTCGGCATCGGGGTGGGTGGCCTGGCCTCGGGGCTGTTCGTGTCGACGTCCGAGCCGTGGACGTTCCAGGTCATCTACCTGCTCAACGCCGTGTCGTTCCTGGCGCCGCTCTGCGTGCTGGCGCTGCCGCTGCGGCACGTCGGCAACGCCGTGCAGCACCACGCGGACGCCGACGAGCCGGCACCCGCGGGCAGCTACCGTGCCGTGCTGTCCGACCGCGCCTTCCGGCGGTTCCTGGTGGTCGTGTTCTTCGGCGCCTTCGTGGGCTACGCGCAGTTCGAGGCCGGCTGGACGGCGTACGCGCGCACCGTGGCCGAGGCGTCGACGAAGCTCATCGGCATCGCGTTCGCCGTCAACACCGCGACGATCGTGGTGCTCCAGCTCATCGTGATCCAGCGCATCGAGGGCCACCGGCGCACCCGGGTGCTCATGCTCATGAGCCTGGTGTGGGCGGCGTCGTGGTCGCTCATGGGCCTGGCCGGGCTCGTGCCCGGCTCGGTCGTGGCGGGCGTGCTGCTGTCGGCGAGCATGGCGGTCTTCGCCCTCGGCGAGACCTTCCAGTCGCCCGTCGTGCCCGCGATCACCAACGACCTGGCCCCGGCGCACCTGCGCGGCCGCTACAACGCGGTGGGGTCCATGGTGTTCCAGGTCGCGGCGATCGGTGGCCCGGTGGTGGCGGGCTTCCTGCTCGGTCACCACCTCACGGTGCCGTTCGTGGCCGTGCTGCTCGTGGGCTGTGCGCTCATGGTCGTGGTGCTCGGCCAGCTCGAGCGGGTGATCCCCGACGCGGCCAACGGCGTGGGGGCGTCCGCTGAGCCGGCCCAGGGCGCCGCGGTGACCGTGCCGGCTCAGCGCGAACGCGCCACGACCCCCGAGTCGGTCACCTGCTGA
- a CDS encoding cold-shock protein, with protein sequence MPTGKVKWFDAAKGFGFIGSDEGGDVFLPSSSLPAGTTSIKGGTRVEFSVVEGRRGSQALQVTLLDAPPSVAARTRRPADDLSVIVEDLIKVLDGIGNGLRRGRYPDKATGAKVASLLRAVATDLEG encoded by the coding sequence GTGCCGACTGGCAAGGTCAAGTGGTTCGACGCCGCCAAGGGGTTCGGGTTCATCGGCTCGGACGAGGGCGGCGACGTCTTCCTGCCCAGCTCCTCACTGCCCGCGGGCACGACGTCGATCAAGGGCGGCACGCGGGTGGAGTTCAGCGTCGTCGAGGGGCGGCGCGGATCGCAGGCCCTGCAGGTGACCCTGCTCGACGCGCCGCCGTCCGTGGCCGCCCGCACGCGGCGCCCGGCTGACGACCTCAGCGTCATCGTCGAGGACCTCATCAAGGTGCTCGACGGCATCGGCAACGGCCTGCGCCGTGGTCGCTACCCCGACAAGGCGACGGGCGCGAAGGTCGCCTCGCTGTTGCGCGCGGTGGCGACCGACCTCGAGGGCTGA
- a CDS encoding DUF2530 domain-containing protein has protein sequence MSTPRTTDAAPEPLQPIQVDSVRIVSFGLLGWVVALAVVLLVPALHTGDRSWWPWACVSGIVLGLVGLAYLLRGRGNAAGARTGRDHSAG, from the coding sequence GTGAGCACGCCACGGACGACGGACGCCGCACCCGAGCCGCTGCAGCCGATCCAGGTCGACTCGGTGCGCATCGTGTCGTTCGGCCTGCTCGGCTGGGTGGTGGCGCTCGCCGTCGTCCTGCTCGTGCCGGCGCTGCACACGGGCGACCGCTCGTGGTGGCCGTGGGCGTGCGTCAGCGGGATCGTCCTGGGGCTGGTCGGTCTGGCCTACCTGCTGCGCGGGCGCGGCAACGCGGCCGGCGCGCGCACCGGCCGCGACCACTCAGCCGGGTGA
- a CDS encoding FlgD immunoglobulin-like domain containing protein — protein sequence MRRRALFVGLVTSSLLGGAIGAGTAAGAAPLAAPAAAISATAWPGVDSAVADPADTVAVPRSPEVSPIPRRVLASSGGTRLILQPDSDGAWWLWWQQGTDEPVRSAQQVRNPRAVEASASSAHVVVHDSAYLTIDLAARTITPLTLEPGWTFVAATPDGYVDVNRTTKVLRRHLAGGSTSTLATDAFFTTWPGNRPAAADATGVVLSDGGVRWYPFDGGPSVVLATGQFVPDTFAVSPSSVAWTTRAFAGNATQPAQPPSVRRVLKTGGPVATHPVDELITDLAITDDATAWSGRLLNSSGTAAAGTRFAGVGNADLTQVTALPEMNSASAVAEADHLLLTDDAPASEAGLYAVTADGTTTLQTRTTPPLRSVRAFAFDGEHVVEEQLENGLPAAVGAHRVTADGVGPLQALDRPAGNAPTTLALAAGRLARQAGATTFSDLDTTVGAWSYCCGAAAPAVQQVEASGTTAVVAGTVVDMTTGRARFTLPGARTWAIFGDALAWSTDTGEVWRRTLATPPSKVVAAACTGGCAAQVGLWGDRLLVQPKVGDLQVRTTSGALLRTLPALPAAEGPWAPALTLEDGVLAWVQPVSGTAGVLRVVDVDAADPTVVDVAQAVRLPGLRAVELRDGRLMWLAGDRGLRLARLPLTRMPRVVLTALSAPSAFSPNHDGVHDTWVLDGIASAPLAGAVTLAVTRAGSPVRTVTATSHSGRFSLAWNGLTTSGSAAPEGVYTWQLRATSASGRPLTGLGRAVTGQLALRRSTASTVVSAPEVVSNVSTTSLFPVRWRTTTTQPSWSTITNQLQVAGRESGSRQWSGWQQFDVKTATGRTFDPRTTIWPTARQWRFRARAVAAGGAPGPWSPYVSANIPVDDNARGALKYSGAWSLQRVRGTFMGTQHRANRYGASVTVWPNMQSRLVRVLMTTCPTCGKVRIQVDGGSWLTVDTYSRTVRRRKLVYRSTKPTSDHRVTVRSVASGSRPYVYLDGVVFEP from the coding sequence ATGCGTCGTCGCGCGCTCTTCGTGGGTCTGGTCACGTCGTCGTTGCTGGGCGGTGCCATCGGCGCCGGGACGGCGGCCGGTGCGGCGCCCCTGGCCGCGCCGGCGGCTGCGATCAGCGCTACCGCGTGGCCCGGCGTCGACTCCGCCGTCGCCGACCCGGCCGACACCGTGGCGGTGCCGCGGTCGCCGGAGGTGAGCCCCATCCCGCGGCGCGTGCTCGCGTCCTCCGGCGGCACCCGCCTCATCCTGCAGCCCGACTCCGACGGTGCCTGGTGGCTGTGGTGGCAGCAGGGCACGGACGAGCCGGTGCGCTCGGCCCAGCAGGTGCGCAACCCGCGGGCAGTGGAGGCCTCGGCGTCGTCCGCGCACGTGGTCGTGCACGACAGCGCCTACCTCACCATCGACCTGGCTGCTCGCACGATCACGCCACTGACGCTGGAGCCGGGGTGGACCTTCGTCGCGGCCACACCGGACGGGTACGTCGACGTCAACCGCACGACGAAGGTACTGCGCCGGCACCTGGCTGGTGGCTCGACGTCGACCCTCGCGACCGATGCGTTCTTCACGACCTGGCCGGGCAACCGCCCGGCCGCCGCCGACGCCACGGGCGTGGTGCTGTCCGACGGTGGGGTCCGGTGGTACCCGTTCGACGGTGGCCCGTCGGTGGTCCTGGCCACTGGCCAGTTCGTACCGGACACGTTCGCGGTGTCACCGTCTTCCGTGGCGTGGACCACGAGGGCGTTCGCGGGGAACGCCACCCAGCCGGCGCAGCCACCGTCCGTTCGGCGCGTGCTCAAGACGGGCGGCCCCGTCGCCACGCACCCCGTCGACGAGCTCATCACGGACCTCGCCATCACCGACGACGCCACGGCGTGGAGCGGCCGGCTGCTGAACAGCAGCGGGACGGCGGCAGCCGGCACGCGCTTCGCGGGGGTGGGCAACGCCGACCTGACCCAGGTCACAGCGCTACCCGAGATGAACTCCGCCTCGGCCGTCGCCGAGGCGGACCACCTGCTCCTGACCGACGACGCACCGGCGTCCGAGGCGGGGTTGTACGCCGTCACCGCCGACGGGACGACGACGCTGCAGACCCGCACCACGCCGCCGCTGCGCTCGGTGCGGGCCTTCGCCTTCGACGGTGAGCACGTCGTCGAGGAGCAGCTCGAGAACGGACTGCCGGCTGCTGTGGGCGCACACCGCGTGACGGCAGACGGTGTCGGCCCGCTGCAGGCGCTCGACCGGCCGGCGGGCAACGCGCCGACGACGCTCGCGCTCGCGGCCGGCCGGCTGGCACGCCAGGCGGGTGCGACGACGTTCTCCGACCTGGATACCACCGTCGGTGCGTGGTCGTACTGCTGCGGGGCCGCGGCTCCAGCGGTGCAGCAGGTCGAGGCGTCGGGGACCACCGCCGTCGTGGCAGGCACGGTGGTCGACATGACGACCGGCCGCGCGCGCTTCACGCTGCCGGGCGCGCGCACCTGGGCGATCTTCGGTGACGCGCTCGCGTGGTCGACCGACACCGGCGAGGTGTGGCGTCGCACGCTCGCGACCCCGCCGTCGAAGGTGGTCGCGGCCGCGTGCACCGGTGGCTGCGCCGCGCAGGTCGGTCTGTGGGGTGACCGCCTCCTCGTGCAGCCGAAGGTGGGCGATCTGCAGGTGCGCACGACCTCGGGGGCGCTCCTGCGGACGCTGCCGGCGCTACCGGCGGCCGAGGGGCCGTGGGCTCCGGCCCTGACCCTCGAGGACGGCGTCCTCGCGTGGGTGCAGCCGGTCTCGGGCACCGCCGGTGTGCTGCGGGTGGTGGATGTCGACGCCGCTGACCCCACGGTCGTGGACGTCGCCCAGGCGGTGCGGCTGCCCGGCCTGCGAGCCGTCGAGCTGCGCGACGGCCGGCTGATGTGGCTGGCCGGCGACCGCGGGTTGCGGCTGGCGCGACTGCCCCTGACCAGGATGCCGCGCGTCGTGCTGACGGCGCTGTCGGCACCGTCGGCGTTCTCGCCCAACCACGACGGGGTGCACGACACCTGGGTGCTCGACGGGATCGCCTCGGCACCCTTGGCAGGCGCCGTGACCCTCGCCGTCACCCGGGCCGGTTCCCCCGTGCGCACGGTCACTGCCACCTCGCACAGCGGGCGGTTCTCACTCGCCTGGAACGGGCTCACGACGTCAGGCAGCGCGGCCCCCGAGGGGGTCTACACGTGGCAGCTGCGGGCCACCTCCGCCTCGGGCCGGCCACTGACGGGACTCGGCAGGGCGGTCACCGGCCAGCTGGCGCTGCGGCGCAGCACCGCCTCGACGGTCGTGTCCGCTCCCGAGGTGGTGTCCAACGTCTCGACCACCTCCCTGTTCCCTGTGCGGTGGCGCACGACGACGACTCAGCCGAGCTGGTCGACCATCACCAACCAGCTGCAGGTGGCGGGTCGCGAGTCCGGTTCGAGGCAGTGGAGCGGCTGGCAGCAGTTCGACGTCAAGACGGCGACCGGGCGCACCTTCGACCCGCGCACGACCATCTGGCCCACCGCACGGCAGTGGCGGTTCCGCGCGCGAGCAGTCGCCGCGGGGGGAGCGCCGGGCCCCTGGTCGCCCTACGTGTCGGCGAACATCCCGGTCGACGACAACGCCAGGGGTGCGCTGAAGTACTCGGGCGCGTGGTCGTTGCAGCGCGTGCGCGGAACGTTCATGGGCACCCAGCACCGGGCCAACCGCTACGGCGCCTCGGTCACCGTCTGGCCGAACATGCAGTCACGCCTCGTCCGCGTGCTGATGACGACGTGCCCGACGTGCGGCAAGGTGAGGATCCAGGTCGACGGCGGCAGCTGGCTCACCGTCGACACGTACTCGCGAACGGTCCGCCGCCGCAAGCTGGTGTACCGCAGCACGAAGCCGACCAGTGACCACCGTGTCACGGTGCGCTCCGTGGCGTCGGGTTCGCGGCCGTACGTCTACCTGGACGGCGTGGTCTTCGAGCCGTGA
- a CDS encoding DUF3027 domain-containing protein encodes MPTDTTAPTAARRSRPATADAALVAAVDVALAAAQDVAEPGSVGEHLGATGEGERVVTHAFACTSTAYRGWQWSVTLARAPRSRTVTVSEVHLLPGADSVLAPQWLPWADRLAPGDLSPGDVLPKRVDDPLLEQGFEATGDEDIDAVAVWELGLGRPRVLSPAGRDEAAQRWYDGEHGPHDPHAEQAPAQCTTCGYFVPMAGALRQVFGVCANQWSPSDGKVVSLDHGCGAHSEVDVERRPEPIDEPVLDELGYEPVLIERAEPIGEPAADG; translated from the coding sequence GTGCCCACTGACACCACCGCACCGACCGCCGCGCGGCGCTCGCGACCGGCCACCGCTGACGCCGCCCTCGTCGCCGCCGTCGACGTCGCCCTCGCCGCCGCGCAGGACGTCGCCGAGCCGGGAAGCGTCGGGGAGCACCTCGGAGCCACGGGCGAGGGCGAGCGCGTCGTCACGCACGCGTTCGCCTGCACCTCCACGGCCTACCGCGGGTGGCAGTGGTCGGTGACCCTCGCCCGGGCGCCCCGCTCGCGCACCGTCACGGTGAGCGAGGTGCACCTGCTGCCGGGTGCCGACTCGGTGCTGGCACCCCAGTGGCTGCCGTGGGCCGACCGGCTCGCGCCGGGCGACCTGTCACCAGGAGACGTCCTGCCCAAGCGCGTCGACGACCCGCTGCTCGAGCAGGGCTTCGAGGCCACCGGGGACGAGGACATCGACGCCGTCGCCGTCTGGGAGCTCGGCCTCGGACGCCCCCGCGTGCTCTCGCCGGCTGGCCGCGACGAGGCCGCTCAGCGCTGGTACGACGGCGAGCACGGCCCGCACGACCCGCACGCCGAGCAGGCGCCCGCCCAGTGCACGACCTGCGGATACTTCGTACCCATGGCGGGTGCGCTGCGGCAGGTCTTCGGGGTCTGCGCCAACCAGTGGTCGCCGTCCGACGGCAAGGTCGTGAGCCTCGACCACGGCTGCGGCGCGCACAGCGAGGTGGACGTCGAGCGCCGTCCCGAGCCGATCGACGAGCCGGTGCTCGACGAGCTGGGTTACGAGCCGGTGCTGATCGAGCGCGCTGAGCCCATCGGCGAGCCTGCCGCAGACGGCTGA
- a CDS encoding NCS2 family permease, translating into MSAKNRKRPAASGSTRTTTKTAERPPVASGNALERYFRIAERGSTVGREVRGGLATFFTMAYIVVLNPLIIGTQADSTGAFLGGGSAPNLAKVAAATALVAGVMTILMGVVANYPLALATGLGLNAFVTFGVAKLPGMTWADAMGLVVIEGLIILVLVLTGFRQAVFRAVPPQLKVAISVGIGLFITIIGLVDAGIVRKPAGPTPVELGIGGFLAGWPVLVFVIGLLAIIIMLVKGVRGAILYGIVGATVLAIIVEAVGNIGSQTDATGKVVNPKGWGLNVPTLPDQIAAKPDFGLLGHFSLLGSFSAIGVVSAVLLIFTLMLADFFDTMGTVVAIGEEGGLLDAEGNPPHVERILVVDSIAAAAGGAASISSNTSYIESASGVGEGARTGLASVVTGVLFLLATFLAPLVAVVPYEAATPALVVVGFLMMQQVKGIAWDDLDIAIPAFLTIVLMPFTYSITAGIGAGFVAYVVIKIVRGRASELHVLMWVTAVLFVIYFAIDPIKQLLGVS; encoded by the coding sequence ATGTCCGCGAAGAACCGCAAGCGCCCCGCTGCGTCCGGGAGCACCCGCACCACCACCAAAACCGCCGAGCGCCCCCCGGTGGCCAGTGGCAACGCGCTCGAGCGCTACTTCCGCATCGCCGAGCGCGGTTCCACCGTCGGCCGCGAGGTCCGCGGTGGCCTGGCGACCTTCTTCACGATGGCCTACATCGTGGTGCTGAACCCGCTGATCATCGGCACCCAGGCCGACAGCACCGGCGCGTTCCTCGGCGGCGGCAGCGCACCGAACCTGGCCAAGGTCGCCGCGGCCACCGCGCTGGTCGCGGGCGTCATGACGATCCTGATGGGTGTCGTGGCCAACTACCCGCTCGCGCTCGCCACCGGCCTCGGGCTCAACGCGTTCGTCACCTTCGGCGTGGCCAAGCTGCCCGGCATGACCTGGGCCGACGCCATGGGCCTGGTGGTCATCGAGGGCCTGATCATCCTGGTGCTCGTGCTCACGGGCTTCCGGCAGGCGGTGTTCCGCGCGGTGCCTCCGCAGCTCAAGGTCGCGATCAGCGTCGGCATCGGGCTGTTCATCACGATCATCGGTCTCGTCGACGCAGGCATCGTGCGCAAGCCGGCCGGCCCCACGCCGGTCGAGCTCGGCATCGGCGGGTTCCTCGCCGGGTGGCCGGTGCTGGTGTTCGTCATCGGCCTGCTGGCCATCATCATCATGCTCGTCAAGGGCGTGCGCGGCGCGATCCTCTACGGCATCGTCGGCGCCACCGTGCTCGCGATCATCGTCGAGGCGGTCGGCAACATCGGCAGCCAGACCGACGCCACCGGCAAGGTCGTCAACCCCAAGGGCTGGGGCCTGAACGTGCCGACCCTGCCCGACCAGATCGCCGCCAAGCCCGACTTCGGGCTGCTCGGCCACTTCAGCCTGCTGGGCTCGTTCTCGGCCATCGGCGTCGTGAGCGCCGTGCTGCTGATCTTCACCCTGATGCTCGCCGACTTCTTCGACACCATGGGCACTGTCGTGGCCATCGGGGAGGAGGGTGGCCTGCTGGACGCCGAGGGCAACCCGCCGCACGTCGAGCGGATCCTGGTGGTCGACTCGATCGCCGCCGCTGCGGGTGGCGCGGCGAGCATCTCGAGCAACACCTCGTACATCGAGTCGGCGTCGGGTGTCGGCGAGGGGGCGCGCACCGGCTTGGCCTCGGTGGTCACCGGTGTGCTGTTCCTGCTCGCCACGTTCCTGGCGCCGCTGGTCGCGGTGGTGCCCTACGAGGCGGCGACGCCGGCACTGGTGGTCGTCGGCTTCCTGATGATGCAGCAGGTCAAGGGGATCGCCTGGGACGACCTCGACATCGCGATCCCGGCCTTCCTCACCATCGTGCTGATGCCGTTCACGTACTCGATCACGGCCGGCATCGGCGCGGGCTTCGTGGCCTACGTGGTCATCAAGATCGTGCGCGGCCGCGCGAGCGAGCTCCACGTGCTCATGTGGGTGACCGCCGTCCTGTTCGTCATCTACTTCGCGATCGACCCGATCAAGCAGCTGCTCGGCGTCAGCTGA
- a CDS encoding glycoside hydrolase family 15 protein encodes MSGDPPLWQDFPPDVLREYSLIADGHRGALIGPRGDIAWMCAPRWDSPAVFASLIGGGGIYAVTPDEPFVWGGYYEPGTLIWRSRWVSTRTTIECREALAMPGDAKRVVLLRRVDAVEDEARMRVVLDLRTDFGAQSLRELHRSDDGVWTARTGDLWVRWRGAERVEVDDAGRLRTHLKVPGGQHHDLVLEVSDAPLPEPEPVDELWQRTEREWRDDAPAFESTLAPRDAQHSYAVLKGLTSPGGGMVAAATLGIPERAEKNNSYDYRYVWLRDQAYAGLAAAVSGAFPLLDAAVSFATARLLEHGDRLAPAYRVDGTDLPHERRLDLPGYPGGSDIVGNWVVGQRQLDVLGELLQLFAVAARHDRLDHDGRRAMELAVRLIEDWWPQPDAGIWELHDRWWTHSRLACVAGLHQAAAQTSAVEARQWVDLAGTILDETTRRCQATDRSWRRAADISGVDASLLLPPVRGALPPDDDRTVATLAAVRDNLTDDGFVYRFRHQDDDLGSDEGAFVLCGFIMALAEWHQGDQVAAVRWFERNRAACGPPGLYAEEYDVVQRQLRGNLPQAFVHAMLLETSSRLAGPPPPRG; translated from the coding sequence GTGAGCGGCGATCCCCCGCTGTGGCAGGACTTCCCCCCGGACGTGCTGCGCGAGTACTCCCTGATCGCCGACGGCCACCGCGGTGCCCTCATCGGGCCACGCGGTGACATCGCCTGGATGTGCGCGCCCCGGTGGGACTCCCCGGCGGTGTTCGCCTCCCTGATCGGCGGGGGCGGCATCTACGCCGTCACGCCCGACGAACCCTTCGTGTGGGGCGGCTACTACGAGCCCGGCACCCTCATCTGGCGCAGCCGCTGGGTGAGCACCCGCACGACCATCGAGTGCCGTGAGGCGCTCGCGATGCCCGGTGACGCCAAGCGCGTGGTGCTGCTACGTCGGGTCGACGCGGTCGAGGACGAGGCGCGGATGCGCGTCGTGCTCGACCTGCGCACGGACTTCGGGGCGCAGTCGCTGCGTGAGCTGCACCGCAGCGACGACGGCGTCTGGACCGCCCGCACCGGTGACCTCTGGGTGCGCTGGCGTGGCGCCGAGCGGGTCGAGGTCGACGACGCCGGACGGCTGCGCACGCACCTGAAGGTGCCAGGCGGCCAGCACCACGACCTGGTACTGGAGGTCAGCGACGCCCCGCTGCCGGAGCCCGAGCCCGTCGACGAGCTCTGGCAGCGCACCGAGCGCGAGTGGCGCGACGACGCCCCGGCGTTCGAGTCGACGCTCGCTCCCCGCGACGCGCAGCACTCCTACGCGGTGCTCAAGGGGCTCACGTCGCCCGGTGGTGGCATGGTCGCCGCCGCGACGCTCGGCATCCCGGAGCGGGCGGAGAAGAACAACTCGTACGACTACCGCTACGTGTGGTTGCGCGACCAGGCGTACGCCGGGCTGGCCGCAGCCGTGAGCGGTGCGTTCCCGCTGCTGGACGCCGCCGTCTCGTTCGCCACCGCGCGGCTGCTCGAGCACGGCGACCGCCTCGCACCGGCGTACCGGGTCGACGGCACCGACCTGCCGCACGAGCGCCGGCTCGACCTGCCGGGGTACCCGGGTGGCTCCGACATCGTGGGCAACTGGGTGGTGGGCCAGCGCCAGCTCGACGTCCTGGGTGAGCTGCTGCAGCTGTTCGCCGTGGCGGCGCGGCACGACCGGCTCGACCACGACGGCCGCCGGGCCATGGAGCTCGCCGTGCGCCTCATCGAGGACTGGTGGCCGCAGCCGGACGCCGGCATCTGGGAGCTGCACGACCGGTGGTGGACGCACTCGCGGCTGGCGTGCGTCGCCGGCCTGCACCAGGCGGCGGCCCAGACGAGCGCGGTCGAGGCGCGCCAGTGGGTCGACCTCGCGGGCACGATCCTCGACGAGACGACGCGGCGCTGCCAGGCCACCGACCGCAGCTGGCGCCGCGCCGCCGACATCAGTGGGGTCGACGCCTCCCTGCTGCTCCCGCCGGTGCGAGGTGCGTTGCCGCCCGACGACGACCGCACGGTCGCCACGCTGGCGGCGGTGCGCGACAACCTCACCGACGACGGCTTCGTGTACCGGTTCCGCCACCAGGACGACGACCTCGGCTCCGACGAGGGGGCGTTCGTCCTGTGCGGCTTCATCATGGCGCTCGCGGAGTGGCACCAAGGCGACCAGGTCGCTGCCGTCCGGTGGTTCGAGCGCAACCGTGCCGCGTGCGGCCCGCCCGGCCTGTACGCCGAGGAGTACGACGTCGTCCAGCGCCAGCTGCGCGGCAACCTGCCCCAGGCGTTCGTGCACGCCATGCTGCTCGAGACGTCCAGCCGGCTCGCCGGGCCGCCGCCCCCGAGGGGTTAG